One Natrinema marinum genomic window carries:
- a CDS encoding bacterio-opsin activator domain-containing protein has protein sequence MDDRLRQAPIGVIETTSEGEIVDINDAATTLLETEPAALRGTAIEESFPKSAVRTLREVFDGASPSPASFEEYYPLIDRWLAVDICVDEGALVYVQDCTPRKETEQTVARLDQQLDRVQRINSLIATVLQQVIGASDRSDIARTVCERLGGTDRYKFVWVGDRKFSEERLRVLAAAGDATDLRDRIDESLGGEKTLPGQTAVASGETQLVEAIAENDAVPRGVRRVAFGNGLQSCLAVPLAYQGTVYGVVTVYSGQENGFSEQERVGLETLGSVAGFAIKAGRQEDLLVADTVTEVTVGVRDETIPFIGAADEGNCTVSLDGAVPRGDGAVVCYLTTDGPIEAVDEWLTGCEGITDVRQIRSETEPLFQATIVDEAPVTTLAAWGATIKNGEYSSESARLVAELPSDGDVRRLVEAVDATVAETQLVAKEETTRTPEPAEAFQNALDERLTDRQRTVLRTAHLSDYFASPRGSTSEEVAETLDIAGSTMLYHLRRAEQKLVEAFFHADREADVIGSEAGATDPGTGMSDEQ, from the coding sequence ATGGACGATCGACTACGACAGGCGCCGATAGGAGTCATCGAAACGACGAGCGAAGGGGAGATCGTCGACATCAATGACGCCGCAACGACGCTGTTGGAGACCGAGCCGGCCGCACTTCGGGGGACGGCGATCGAGGAAAGCTTCCCGAAGTCAGCTGTCAGGACGCTGCGTGAAGTCTTCGACGGCGCGTCACCGTCCCCTGCGTCGTTCGAGGAATACTACCCGCTGATCGATCGGTGGCTCGCGGTCGACATCTGCGTCGACGAAGGCGCACTCGTATACGTACAGGACTGTACGCCGCGTAAGGAGACCGAACAAACCGTCGCTCGGCTGGACCAGCAACTCGACCGGGTCCAACGCATCAACTCGTTGATCGCGACCGTGTTACAGCAAGTCATCGGTGCGTCGGACCGTTCGGACATCGCTCGGACAGTCTGCGAGCGGCTAGGTGGGACCGACCGCTACAAGTTCGTATGGGTCGGCGATCGGAAGTTCTCCGAGGAGCGCCTCCGGGTGCTCGCCGCGGCGGGCGATGCTACCGACCTTCGCGACCGAATCGACGAGAGTCTAGGCGGCGAGAAAACTTTGCCCGGCCAGACAGCAGTGGCGTCCGGGGAAACGCAGCTCGTCGAAGCAATCGCCGAAAACGACGCCGTTCCCCGCGGCGTTCGACGAGTGGCGTTCGGAAACGGGCTCCAGTCGTGTTTAGCAGTTCCGCTCGCGTACCAGGGGACGGTCTACGGCGTCGTAACGGTGTATTCCGGTCAGGAAAACGGGTTCAGCGAACAGGAGCGGGTCGGCCTCGAGACGCTAGGAAGTGTCGCCGGATTCGCGATCAAGGCCGGGCGACAGGAAGATCTGCTGGTTGCCGATACGGTCACCGAGGTGACCGTCGGGGTCCGCGACGAGACAATCCCGTTCATCGGCGCTGCGGACGAGGGTAACTGCACCGTGTCGCTGGACGGCGCGGTCCCTCGGGGCGACGGAGCCGTCGTCTGCTATCTCACAACCGACGGTCCGATCGAGGCCGTCGACGAGTGGCTAACAGGTTGTGAGGGTATCACCGACGTGCGACAGATACGGTCAGAAACCGAACCGCTCTTCCAAGCGACTATCGTCGATGAAGCGCCCGTAACTACCCTCGCAGCATGGGGTGCGACGATCAAGAACGGGGAGTACAGTTCCGAGTCGGCCCGACTTGTCGCCGAACTCCCGTCAGACGGAGACGTTCGGCGGCTGGTCGAAGCCGTCGACGCCACGGTTGCGGAGACGCAGCTCGTCGCGAAGGAGGAGACGACCCGGACGCCCGAGCCGGCCGAGGCGTTTCAGAACGCCCTCGACGAGCGGCTGACCGACAGACAGCGGACGGTGCTGCGGACCGCTCATCTATCAGACTACTTCGCCTCGCCGCGGGGGAGTACCTCGGAGGAGGTAGCGGAGACGCTCGACATCGCCGGGTCGACGATGCTATATCACCTCCGGCGGGCCGAGCAAAAACTCGTTGAAGCCTTTTTTCATGCCGACCGAGAAGCAGATGTGATCGGCTCGGAGGCAGGGGCGACCGACCCGGGGACGGGAATGTCCGACGAGCAGTAA
- a CDS encoding ArsR/SmtB family transcription factor → MADNDYKSKSDKALETPLSNAEPTVDLDELLAVLAEEYTNEIIAALGKESLSAREIADSSGASRPTVYRRLNRLESIGAVETTMAPSPCGQCRKEFRLILGEIEFSLMGDADIVQNGN, encoded by the coding sequence ATGGCCGACAACGATTACAAGTCCAAATCCGATAAAGCGCTCGAGACCCCCTTGAGTAACGCGGAACCAACGGTTGATCTCGACGAGCTTCTGGCGGTACTGGCCGAAGAGTACACAAACGAGATTATCGCAGCGCTGGGCAAAGAATCACTATCCGCCCGCGAGATTGCCGACAGTTCTGGTGCCTCCCGTCCGACGGTGTACCGGCGGCTCAACCGACTCGAATCGATCGGCGCCGTTGAGACGACGATGGCCCCCTCGCCCTGCGGGCAATGCCGAAAGGAGTTCCGACTCATCCTTGGTGAGATCGAATTTTCACTCATGGGTGATGCAGATATTGTCCAGAACGGCAATTAA
- a CDS encoding winged helix-turn-helix domain-containing protein has product MIDSNAAVRLLSDDYARSVLDELDEGPLSAKELVERLDISRPTVYRRLDSLESAGLVQSSISVRADGHHQRRYCVSVDRIRLTFESDGITVEANDRADRGRDVALPLHN; this is encoded by the coding sequence ATGATCGACTCGAATGCGGCGGTCAGACTCTTGAGCGACGATTATGCCCGAAGCGTGCTTGACGAACTCGACGAAGGTCCACTCTCTGCAAAGGAGTTGGTGGAGCGCCTGGACATTTCGCGTCCCACCGTGTATCGACGCCTGGACAGTCTCGAGTCAGCAGGACTCGTCCAAAGCTCGATCAGCGTGCGGGCGGACGGTCACCATCAACGGCGATACTGCGTCTCGGTCGATCGAATTCGGCTCACCTTCGAAAGTGACGGGATCACAGTGGAAGCGAACGATCGAGCCGACCGAGGACGTGACGTTGCTCTGCCTCTGCATAACTAG
- a CDS encoding response regulator transcription factor, translated as MGNVMRVEEPRVLMVDDEKKVADAYALRLEDVADVTVAYGGEEALEVVDDQTVPDVVLLDRHMPGLSGDEVLERLRERDLKTRVVMVTAIDPGLDIVDMPFDDYLSKPVEREDLHAAVDQQCQVLAYELLGEYFRLESTRAVVDTELPADEIENDGRLAEIETRRTAIEDRVLGLLPEVEELLAEFSGIDRGRY; from the coding sequence ATGGGTAACGTGATGCGCGTGGAGGAGCCCCGGGTCTTGATGGTTGATGATGAGAAGAAAGTGGCCGACGCGTACGCACTCCGCCTTGAAGATGTCGCCGACGTGACCGTCGCGTACGGCGGTGAGGAAGCGCTCGAGGTCGTCGACGATCAGACGGTCCCTGATGTCGTCCTGCTCGATCGGCACATGCCCGGACTTTCGGGGGACGAGGTGCTCGAGCGTCTCCGGGAACGGGACCTCAAAACGCGGGTCGTGATGGTGACGGCGATCGACCCTGGACTGGATATCGTCGACATGCCGTTCGACGACTACCTCTCGAAGCCGGTTGAGCGCGAGGACCTTCACGCGGCCGTCGACCAGCAGTGTCAGGTCCTCGCGTACGAACTCCTCGGCGAATACTTCCGACTGGAGTCGACGCGGGCGGTCGTCGACACCGAACTTCCCGCCGACGAGATCGAGAACGATGGTCGGCTTGCTGAGATCGAGACTAGACGCACCGCCATCGAGGATCGGGTTTTAGGACTTCTCCCAGAAGTCGAGGAGCTACTGGCAGAGTTCTCGGGCATCGACCGCGGACGGTACTGA